The Rattus rattus isolate New Zealand chromosome 1, Rrattus_CSIRO_v1, whole genome shotgun sequence genome includes a region encoding these proteins:
- the LOC116903128 gene encoding LOW QUALITY PROTEIN: hsc70-interacting protein-like (The sequence of the model RefSeq protein was modified relative to this genomic sequence to represent the inferred CDS: inserted 2 bases in 1 codon), with protein sequence MDPRKVSELRAFVKMCRQDPSVLHTEEMRFLREWVESMGGKVPPATHKAKSEENTKEEKRDKTTEDNIKXQEPSSEESDLEIDNEGVIEADTDAPQEMGDENAEITEGMMDEANEKKGAAIDALNDGELQKAIDLFTDTIRLNPRLAILFAKRASVFVKLQKPNAAIRDCDRAIEINPDSAQPYKWGGKAHRLLGHWEEAARDLALACKLDYDEDASAMLREVQPRAQKLAEHRRKYERKREGQEIKERIERVKKAREEHEKAQREEEARRQSGSQFGSFPGGFPGRMPGNFPGGMPGMGGAMPGMAGMPGLKEILSDPEVLATMQDPEVMVAFQDVAQNPSNMSKYQNNPKVMNLISKLSAKFGGHS encoded by the exons ATGGATCCCCGCAAAGTGAGCGAGCTTCGGGCCTTCGTGAAGATGTGTAGGCAGGACCCGAGCGTCCTGCACACCGAGGAAATGCGTTTCctgagggagtgggtggagagcATGGGGGGTAAAGTACCACCTGCTACTCATAAAGCGAAGTCAGAAGAAAAcactaaggaagaaaaaagagacaagACGACAGAGGACAACATAAA ACAGGAGCCATCGAGTGAGGAGAGCGATCTAGAAATTGACAATGAAGGTGTAATTGAAGCAGACACTGATGCTCCTCAGGAAATGGGAGATGAAAATGCAGAGATAACTGAGGggatgatggatgaagcaaatgaaaagaagggGGCTGCCATCGACGCTCTAAATGACGGTGAGCTCCAGAAAGCCATTGACTTGTTCACAGACACCATCAGGCTAAACCCTCGCTTGGCCATTCTGTTTGCCAAGAGAGCCAGTGTTTTCGTCAAATTACAGAAGCCAAATGCTGCCATCCGAGACTGTGACAGAGCTATTGAAATAAACCCTGATTCAGCTCAGCCATACAAATGGGGAGGGAAAGCGCACAGACTCCTGGGTCACTGGGAAGAAGCAGCTCGCGATCTTGCCCTGGCCTGTAAACTGGACTATGATGAGGACGCCAGTGCAATGCTGAGAGAAGTCCAGCCTCGGGCTCAAAAACTTGCTGAACATCGGAGAAAGTATGAGCGAAAACGTGAAGGGCAAGAGATAAAAGAACGAATAGAAAGGGTGAAGAAGGCTCGAGAAGAGCATGAAAAAGCCCAAAgggaagaagaagccagaagacaatCTGGATCTCAGTTTGGCTCTTTTCCAGGTGGTTTTCCTGGGAGAATGCCTGGTAATTTTCCTGGAGGAATGCCTGGAATGGGAGGGGCCATGCCAGGAATGGCAGGAATGCCTGGACTCAAGGAAATCCTCAGTGACCCAGAGGTTCTTGCAACCATGCAGGATCCAGAAGTCATGGTGGCTTTCCAGGATGTGGCCCAGAACCCATCAAATATGTCAAAATATCAGAACAACCCAAAGGTTATGAATCTCATCAGTAAATTGTCAGCCAAGTTTGGAGGTCACTCATGA